From Vitis vinifera cultivar Pinot Noir 40024 chromosome 5, ASM3070453v1, the proteins below share one genomic window:
- the LOC100253245 gene encoding phloretin 4'-O-glucosyltransferase, with protein sequence MQAQILLVTYPAQGHINPSLQLAKLLTRAGAHVTFVTSSSASTRMSKPPTLEGLEFVTFSDGYDHGFKHGDDLQNFMSELDRLGSQALTELIVARANEGRPFTCLLYGIIIPWVAEVAQSFHLPSALVWSQAATVFDIYYYYFNGYGELIGNKGNGSSSSIELPGLPLLSSSDLPSFLEPSKAIAFNFVLKSLQKQLEQLNRESNPRVLVNSFDALESEALRALNKFKLMGIGPLLPLAFLDGKDPSDTSFGGDLFRDSKDYIQWLNSKPESSVIYVSFGSLSVLSKQQSEEIARGLLASGRPFLWVIRAKENGEEEKEDDKLSCVEELEQQGMIVPWCSQVEVLSHPSLGCFVSHCGWNSTLESLACGVPVVAFPQWTDQTTNAKLIEDVWKTGLRVMVNQEGIVEGGEIKKCLELVMGCGEKGQEVRRNAKKWKDLAREAVKEGGSSDKNLKNFVNEIIQGY encoded by the coding sequence ATGCAAGCCCAAATCCTCCTGGTAACTTATCCGGCACAAGGCCACATCAATCCATCTCTCCAACTAGCTAAGCTCCTCACACGTGCTGGTGCCCATGTCACCTTTGTCACTAGCAGCTCTGCCAGTACCCGCATGTCCAAACCCCCAACCCTGGAAGGGTTGGAATTTGTGACATTCTCGGATGGCTATGATCACGGATTCAAACACGGGGATGACCTCCAAAACTTCATGTCCGAGCTTGACCGTCTCGGGTCCCAAGCTCTTACCGAGCTCATCGTGGCCAGAGCAAATGAAGGTCGTCCCTTTACTTGCTTACTCTACGGTATCATAATTCCTTGGGTGGCAGAGGTCGCCCAAAGCTTTCACCTCCCATCTGCACTCGTTTGGAGTCAAGCTGCCACTGTTTTTGATATCTACTACTACTATTTCAATGGTTATGGAGAGCTCATTGGGAACAAGGGCAATGGCTCCTCTTCTTCCATTGAATTACCAGGGCTCCCCTTGCTCAGTAGTAGTGATCTTCCCTCATTTTTAGAGCCCTCAAAAGCAATTGCATTCAATTTTGTCCTCAAATCGCTTCAGAAGCAACTAGAGCAGCTCAACCGTGAAAGCAACCCGAGAGTACTGGTAAACAGTTTCGATGCATTAGAGTCCGAGGCCCTAAGAGCTCTCAATAAGTTTAAGTTAATGGGAATTGGACCCTTGCTTCCATTGGCTTTCTTGGATGGAAAAGACCCATCCGATACTTCATTTGGAGGCGATCTTTTCCGTGATTCAAAGGACTATATCCAGTGGCTGAACTCAAAGCCTGAATCTTCTGTCATTTATGTATCATTCGGAAGCCTCTCGGTGTTATCAAAGCAACAGTCAGAGGAAATTGCTCGTGGACTGCTAGCCAGCGGGCGGCCATTCTTGTGGGTCATAAGAGCcaaagaaaatggggaagaagagaaagaagatgaTAAACTGAGTTGTGTTGAAGAGTTGGAACAACAAGGGATGATAGTTCCTTGGTGTTCTCAGGTAGAGGTTTTGTCACATCCTTCATTGGGATGTTTTGTGTCACACTGCGGTTGGAATTCAACTTTAGAGAGCTTGGCTTGTGGGGTGCCAGTGGTGGCATTTCCTCAGTGGACTGATCAAACTACAAACGCGAAGCTGATTGAAGATGTGTGGAAGACGGGTCTACGGGTGATGGTGAACCAAGAAGGAATAGTTGAAGGTGGTGAGATCAAGAAGTGCTTGGAATTGGTCATGGGATGTGGAGAAAAGGGGCAAGAGGTGAGAAGGAATGCCAAGAAATGGAAGGATTTGGCAAGGGAAGCTGTGAAAGAAGGTGGATCTTCTGACAAGAACCTCAAGAATTTTGTGAATGAAATTATACAGGGTTATTAG
- the LOC100251423 gene encoding phloretin 4'-O-glucosyltransferase: MQPQILLVTYPAQGHINPSLQLAKLLIRAGAHVTFVTSSSAGTRMSKSPTLDGLEFVTFSDGYDHGFDHGDGLQNFMSELERLGSPALTKLIMARANEGRPFTCLLYGMLIPWVAEVARSLHLPSALVWSQPAAVFDIYYYYFNGYGELIGNKGNGSSSSIELPGLPLISSSDLPSFLVPSKVSAHNFVLKLHQKQLEQLNRESNPRVLVNSFDALESEALRAINKFKLMGIGPLLPSAFLDGKDPSDTSFGGDLFRGSKDYIQWLNSNAESSVIYVSFGSLSVLSKQQSEEIARGLLDSGRPFLWVIRAKENEEEEKEDKLSCVEELEQLGMIVPWCSQVEVLSHPSLGCFVSHCGWNSTLESLASGVPVVAFPQWTDQTTNAKLIEDVWKTGLRVMVNQEGIVEGGEIKKCLELVMGGGERGQEVRSNAKKWKDLAREAVKDGGSSDKNLKNFVDEIIQGH; the protein is encoded by the coding sequence ATGCAACCCCAAATCCTCCTAGTAACTTATCCGGCACAAGGCCACATCAATCCCTCTCTCCAACTAGCTAAGCTCCTCATACGTGCTGGTGCCCATGTCACCTTTGTCACTAGCAGCTCTGCCGGTACCCGTATGTCCAAATCCCCAACCCTGGATGGGTTGGAGTTTGTGACATTCTCGGATGGCTATGATCATGGATTCGACCACGGGGACGGCCTCCAAAACTTCATGTCCGAGCTGGAGCGTCTCGGGTCCCCAGCTCTTACTAAGCTCATCATGGCCAGAGCTAATGAAGGTCGTCCCTTTACTTGCTTACTCTATGGTATGCTAATTCCTTGGGTAGCAGAGGTAGCCCGAAGCCTTCACCTCCCATCTGCACTTGTTTGGAGTCAACCTGCCGCTGTTTTTGATATCTACTACTACTATTTCAATGGTTATGGAGAGCTCATTGGGAACAAGGGCAATGGTTCCTCTTCTTCCATTGAATTACCAGGGCTCCCCTTGATCAGTAGTAGTGATCTTCCCTCATTTTTAGTGCCCTCAAAAGTAAGTGCACACAATTTTGTCCTCAAATTGCATCAGAAGCAACTAGAGCAGCTCAACCGTGAAAGCAACCCGAGAGTACTGGTAAACAGTTTCGATGCATTAGAATCCGAGGCTCTAAGAGCTATCAATAAGTTTAAGTTAATGGGAATTGGACCCTTGCTTCCATCAGCTTTCTTGGATGGAAAAGATCCATCCGATACGTCATTTGGAGGCGATCTTTTCCGTGGTTCAAAGGACTATATCCAGTGGCTGAACTCAAACGCTGAATCTTCTGTCATTTATGTGTCATTCGGAAGCCTCTCGGTGTTATCAAAGCAACAGTCAGAGGAAATTGCTCGCGGACTGCTAGACAGCGGGCGGCCTTTCTTGTGGGTCATAAGAGCCAAAGAAaacgaagaagaagagaaagaagataaATTGAGTTGCGTTGAAGAGTTGGAACAACTGGGGATGATAGTTCCTTGGTGTTCTCAAGTGGAAGTTCTGTCACATCCGTCATTGGGATGTTTTGTGTCACACTGTGGTTGGAATTCAACTTTAGAAAGCTTGGCTTCTGGGGTGCCAGTGGTGGCATTTCCTCAGTGGACTGATCAAACCACAAACGCAAAGCTGATTGAAGACGTGTGGAAGACAGGTCTACGGGTGATGGTGAACCAAGAAGGAATAGTTGAAGGTGGTGAGATCAAGAAGTGCTTGGAATTGGTCATGGGAGGTGGAGAAAGGGGTCAAGAGGTGAGAAGCAATGCCAAGAAATGGAAGGATTTGGCCAGGGAAGCTGTGAAGGATGGTGGATCTTCTGACAAGAACCTGAAGAATTTTGTGGATGAAATTATACAGGGTCACTAG